In Comamonadaceae bacterium OS-1, a single window of DNA contains:
- a CDS encoding solute-binding protein — MHVKTVLALAAVALTSFGASAQTKWDLPSGYPASNFHTENITQFANDVDKATAGKLKITVHANGSLFKANEIKRAVQGGQAQAGEIILANFENESPIYGLDGVPFLASSYAESKRLYDAQKPVLDATLGKQGMKLLYAVPWPPQGIFAKKEINSVADLRGIKWRAYSPATAKIAELVGAIPVTIQASELSQALATGVVESYISSVSTGFDSKTYESTKYFYDTQAWLPKNAVFVNKKAFDALDAATQAAVTQAAAAAEERGWKTSQEKTEWYKKALTDKGMKIMPPSPKLMADMRQLGGIMLADWQKKAGADGETILTAYNKSKK; from the coding sequence ATGCACGTAAAAACCGTTTTGGCGCTTGCCGCTGTGGCCCTCACCAGCTTTGGCGCATCCGCCCAAACCAAATGGGACCTGCCCTCGGGCTACCCTGCTAGCAACTTCCACACCGAGAACATCACCCAGTTTGCCAACGACGTGGACAAGGCCACCGCAGGCAAGCTGAAGATCACCGTGCACGCCAACGGCTCGCTGTTCAAGGCCAACGAAATCAAGCGCGCCGTGCAAGGCGGCCAGGCCCAGGCGGGCGAGATCATCCTGGCCAACTTCGAGAACGAAAGCCCCATCTACGGCCTGGACGGCGTGCCCTTTCTGGCCAGCTCGTATGCCGAATCCAAGCGCCTGTACGACGCGCAAAAGCCGGTACTGGATGCCACATTGGGCAAGCAGGGCATGAAGCTGCTGTACGCCGTGCCCTGGCCACCGCAGGGCATCTTTGCCAAGAAAGAGATCAACTCGGTCGCCGATCTGCGCGGCATCAAGTGGCGCGCCTACAGCCCGGCCACGGCCAAGATCGCGGAACTGGTGGGGGCCATCCCGGTGACCATCCAGGCCTCCGAGCTGTCGCAGGCCCTGGCCACCGGGGTGGTCGAGAGCTACATCAGCTCGGTGTCTACCGGCTTTGACAGCAAGACCTACGAGAGCACCAAATACTTCTACGACACCCAGGCCTGGCTGCCCAAGAACGCGGTGTTCGTGAACAAAAAGGCCTTTGATGCCCTCGATGCCGCTACCCAGGCCGCCGTGACCCAGGCCGCCGCCGCTGCCGAAGAACGCGGCTGGAAGACCAGCCAGGAAAAAACCGAGTGGTACAAAAAAGCCCTCACCGACAAGGGCATGAAGATCATGCCGCCCAGCCCCAAGCTGATGGCCGACATGCGCCAGCTCGGCGGCATCATGCTGGCCGACTGGCAGAAGAAGGCCGGGGCCGACGGCGAGACCATCCTGACCGCCTACAACAAAAGCAAGAAGTAA
- the glnS gene encoding glutamine--tRNA ligase translates to MSALPPSKAPATAPVEATKPSNFLRQIIESDLAAGTYAARQWVGSPGDAAHQASGQPDPAKIRTRFPPEPNGYLHVGHAKSICLNFGLARDYGGVCHLRFDDTNPEKEDEEYVKAIIDTVKWLGFDWNGAPDAPAYEASSYFDFMYRAAEYLVTAGHAYVDEQTVEQMRINRGDFGKPGTDSPFRARTPDENLARLREMRDGQHEDGSMVLRAKIDMASPNINLRDPAIYRIRRATHHRTGDKWCIYPMYTFAHPIEDALEQITHSICTLEFEDQRPFYDWLLARLCEGGLLTSPPPRQYEFARLNLTYVVTSKRKLAQLVYDHKVSGWDDPRMPTIVGLRRRGYTPEAIHLFAERIGVTKSDSWIDYSTLEGCLRETLDHTAPRAMAVLDPVKLVLTNWDTVMGAGNLDACSAPVHPHLPELGKRSFQIGKEVWIERGDYEETPPKGFFRLFPGNKVRLKYGHVITCTGAVKDADGRVTEVHAELIPDTKSGTPGADSVKVKGVITWVSVADGLPAEVRMYDRLFIDAQPDAGGKDFIESLNPNSLKVVQAIVEPSLAAAKADDKFQFERHGYFVADRVDHRAGKMVFNLAVGLKDSWGK, encoded by the coding sequence ATGAGCGCACTCCCCCCCTCCAAAGCCCCCGCCACCGCACCGGTTGAAGCCACCAAACCCAGCAACTTCCTGCGCCAGATCATCGAATCCGATCTGGCCGCAGGCACCTACGCCGCCCGCCAATGGGTCGGCAGCCCCGGCGATGCCGCCCACCAGGCCAGCGGCCAGCCCGACCCGGCCAAGATCCGCACCCGCTTCCCGCCCGAACCCAATGGCTACCTGCACGTAGGCCATGCCAAAAGCATCTGCCTCAACTTCGGCCTGGCGCGCGACTATGGCGGCGTGTGCCACCTGCGCTTTGACGACACCAACCCCGAAAAAGAAGACGAGGAATACGTCAAGGCCATCATCGACACCGTGAAATGGCTGGGCTTTGACTGGAACGGCGCGCCCGACGCACCCGCCTATGAAGCCAGCAGCTACTTCGACTTCATGTACCGTGCCGCCGAATACCTGGTGACTGCAGGCCACGCCTACGTGGACGAGCAAACCGTGGAGCAAATGCGCATCAACCGCGGCGACTTCGGCAAGCCCGGCACCGACAGCCCCTTCCGCGCCCGCACCCCCGACGAAAACCTGGCGCGCTTGCGCGAAATGCGCGACGGCCAGCACGAAGACGGCTCCATGGTGCTGCGCGCCAAGATCGACATGGCCAGCCCCAACATCAACCTGCGCGACCCCGCCATCTACCGCATCCGCCGCGCCACCCACCACCGCACGGGCGACAAATGGTGCATCTACCCGATGTACACCTTTGCCCACCCCATCGAAGACGCGCTGGAGCAAATCACCCACAGCATCTGCACCCTGGAATTTGAAGACCAGCGCCCCTTCTACGACTGGCTGTTGGCCCGCCTCTGCGAAGGCGGCCTGCTGACCAGCCCGCCCCCCCGCCAGTACGAATTTGCCCGCCTCAACCTCACCTACGTGGTCACCAGCAAACGCAAACTCGCCCAACTGGTGTACGACCACAAGGTCAGCGGCTGGGACGACCCCCGCATGCCCACCATCGTGGGCCTGCGCCGCCGCGGCTACACCCCCGAAGCCATCCACCTGTTTGCCGAACGCATAGGCGTGACCAAGAGCGACAGCTGGATCGACTACAGCACCCTGGAAGGCTGCCTGCGCGAAACGCTGGACCACACCGCCCCCCGCGCCATGGCCGTGCTCGACCCCGTCAAGTTGGTGCTGACTAACTGGGATACCGTGATGGGCGCTGGCAACCTCGACGCGTGCAGCGCCCCCGTCCACCCCCACCTGCCCGAGCTGGGCAAGCGCAGCTTCCAGATCGGCAAAGAGGTGTGGATCGAACGCGGCGACTATGAAGAAACCCCGCCCAAGGGCTTCTTCCGCCTGTTCCCCGGCAACAAAGTCCGCCTTAAATACGGCCATGTCATCACCTGCACCGGTGCCGTCAAAGATGCCGACGGCCGTGTCACCGAAGTGCACGCCGAACTCATCCCCGACACCAAGAGCGGCACCCCCGGTGCCGACAGCGTCAAGGTCAAGGGCGTGATCACCTGGGTCAGCGTCGCCGACGGCCTGCCCGCCGAAGTCCGCATGTACGACCGCCTGTTCATCGACGCCCAGCCCGATGCAGGCGGCAAAGACTTTATTGAGAGCCTGAACCCCAACAGCCTGAAAGTCGTGCAAGCCATCGTGGAGCCGTCACTGGCGGCGGCGAAGGCGGACGACAAGTTCCAGTTTGAGCGGCACGGGTACTTTGTGGCGGATCGGGTGGACCACCGGGCGGGGAAGATGGTGTTTAACTTGGCTGTGGGGTTGAAGGATAGTTGGGGGAAATGA
- the dctM_2 gene encoding C4-dicarboxylate TRAP transporter large permease protein DctM, which yields MGDIGITVLLMGTLFLILGSGVWIGLTLAGVAWIGMELFSSRSAGDAMAVTIWGSSSSWTLTALPLFIWMGEILFRTRLSESMFKGLAPWVNWLPGRLLHTNVIGCTIFAAVSGSSAATCATIGKMTLPELTRRGYPRDLVIGSLAGAGTLGLLIPPSIIMIVYGVTAEVSISQLFVAGVLPGVLLASLFSGYIVVWSLLNPGQIPPSTEEFTFAQRIFESRHLIPVVGLISAVLGSIYAGIATATEAAAVGVIGSMVLSALQGSLTRSSFKEALMGATRLYCMIALILAGAAFLTLCMGYIGLPRHLAEYVSSLHLSPFGLILALSVFYAILGCFLDGISMVVLTMGVILPTVQAAGIDMVWFGIFVVVVVEMAQITPPVGFNLFVLQGMTGKEITYIARVTLPFFLLMCGMVLLLWWVPGIATWLPGKM from the coding sequence ATGGGTGATATTGGCATTACGGTCCTGTTGATGGGGACGCTGTTCCTGATTCTGGGCAGCGGCGTGTGGATTGGGCTGACACTGGCGGGCGTGGCCTGGATCGGTATGGAGCTGTTCTCCAGCCGCTCGGCGGGCGACGCCATGGCGGTGACCATCTGGGGCTCGTCCTCCAGCTGGACGCTGACCGCCCTGCCGCTGTTCATCTGGATGGGCGAAATTTTGTTTCGCACGCGCCTGAGTGAAAGCATGTTCAAGGGCCTGGCACCGTGGGTCAACTGGTTGCCCGGGCGGCTGCTGCACACCAACGTGATCGGCTGCACCATTTTTGCCGCCGTGTCGGGCTCCAGCGCCGCCACCTGCGCCACCATCGGCAAGATGACGCTGCCCGAGCTCACCCGGCGCGGCTACCCGCGTGACCTGGTCATCGGCTCGCTGGCCGGGGCCGGTACGCTGGGCCTGCTGATACCGCCCAGCATCATCATGATCGTCTACGGTGTCACCGCCGAGGTGTCGATCTCGCAGCTGTTTGTGGCGGGCGTGCTGCCCGGCGTGCTGCTGGCCAGCCTGTTCAGCGGCTACATCGTGGTCTGGTCGCTGCTGAACCCGGGCCAGATTCCGCCGAGCACGGAAGAATTCACCTTCGCCCAGCGCATCTTTGAGTCGCGCCACCTGATTCCGGTGGTGGGGCTGATCAGCGCCGTGCTGGGCAGCATCTACGCCGGTATCGCCACTGCCACCGAGGCCGCCGCCGTGGGCGTGATCGGCTCCATGGTGTTGTCGGCGCTGCAAGGTTCGCTCACCCGCAGCAGCTTCAAGGAAGCGCTGATGGGAGCCACCCGGCTGTACTGCATGATCGCGCTGATTCTGGCCGGGGCCGCCTTTTTGACGCTGTGCATGGGCTACATCGGCCTGCCGCGCCATCTGGCCGAGTATGTGTCGTCGCTGCACCTCAGCCCGTTTGGCCTGATCCTGGCACTCAGCGTGTTCTACGCCATCCTGGGCTGCTTTCTGGACGGCATCTCGATGGTGGTGCTGACCATGGGCGTGATCTTGCCCACGGTGCAGGCCGCCGGCATCGACATGGTGTGGTTCGGCATTTTTGTGGTGGTGGTGGTGGAGATGGCACAAATCACCCCGCCCGTGGGCTTCAACCTGTTTGTGCTGCAGGGCATGACGGGCAAGGAAATCACCTACATCGCGCGGGTCACGCTGCCGTTCTTCCTGCTGATGTGCGGCATGGTGCTGCTGCTGTGGTGGGTGCCAGGCATTGCCACCTGGCTACCGGGCAAGATGTAA
- the smc_1 gene encoding chromosome partition protein Smc, with protein MLTRLRVQGFKSLIDAEVRFGPFTCIAGANGAGKSNLFDAILFLRDLADHSIVEAAHRVRDRSGSRKGDLRSLFTKTTDSKLPNIAIEADFIVANEVTDDFGRKAKPSTTFLTYKIELKYVTDIDFNERIELVSEHLTYLPKSSAKKRIGFNCSKEFFSSAFTGERRAPFITTEHNEETSTINVSQDGNSGRPSQIPAKNSPRTVLGSANTDERPTVLAARREMQSWKLLQLEPSRLRSPDEFSDDPHITFDGAHIPSTLERLKKYEEISNRVATLLPEVRSVSVDVDNTRRIKTLLLEQRNGVIHQARSLSDGTLRFLALATMAFDSESKGLICFEEPENGIHPSRINAILELLREMAVNTKIAVSTENPLRQVIINTHSPVVIRNLVPDELLVAVPIRKNRSSFTAYGAIVNSWRLVHPDYSSELTPKVTVTELLDYLRSSDASTDDELADGRLWQLAAEQGMFDFELSNDGVNLERH; from the coding sequence ATGTTAACCAGACTTAGGGTTCAGGGCTTCAAAAGCTTAATTGATGCAGAAGTTAGATTCGGTCCATTTACCTGTATTGCAGGTGCAAATGGAGCGGGGAAATCTAATTTATTTGACGCCATCTTATTTCTGCGTGATTTAGCCGATCACTCAATCGTGGAAGCTGCACATCGAGTACGTGACCGCTCTGGAAGTAGAAAAGGAGATTTGCGCTCATTATTTACAAAAACAACAGACTCCAAGCTTCCAAATATAGCAATTGAAGCAGATTTTATTGTTGCAAACGAAGTTACAGATGACTTCGGCAGAAAAGCAAAGCCAAGTACTACATTTTTAACATATAAGATAGAACTAAAATATGTAACTGACATCGATTTTAATGAACGAATTGAGTTAGTTTCTGAACACTTAACATACCTCCCTAAAAGCAGTGCAAAAAAAAGAATTGGCTTCAATTGCTCCAAAGAATTTTTCTCATCGGCCTTTACTGGTGAACGGAGAGCACCATTTATTACTACGGAACATAATGAAGAAACTTCCACAATAAATGTTAGTCAAGATGGAAACTCAGGAAGACCATCTCAAATTCCAGCCAAAAACTCTCCACGAACTGTTCTCGGCTCTGCAAATACTGACGAACGCCCAACGGTACTAGCGGCGAGAAGAGAAATGCAAAGTTGGAAATTGCTTCAACTGGAACCATCAAGGTTACGATCGCCAGATGAATTTTCTGATGATCCACATATAACTTTCGACGGCGCTCATATTCCGTCAACGCTTGAGCGCCTTAAAAAATATGAAGAAATCTCCAATAGAGTCGCGACCTTACTTCCAGAAGTTAGATCCGTATCCGTCGATGTAGACAACACTAGACGCATTAAAACTCTATTACTAGAGCAAAGAAATGGGGTAATTCATCAAGCACGATCTTTGTCAGATGGAACCTTGCGATTTCTTGCCTTAGCCACAATGGCTTTCGACTCGGAATCCAAAGGCCTAATTTGCTTTGAAGAGCCAGAAAATGGAATTCACCCATCAAGAATAAATGCCATATTAGAACTACTCCGAGAAATGGCAGTAAACACCAAAATAGCTGTCAGCACAGAAAATCCATTAAGACAAGTAATTATAAATACGCATTCACCAGTAGTTATCAGAAATCTTGTACCAGATGAACTACTTGTAGCAGTACCAATACGAAAAAATCGCTCTTCATTTACAGCATACGGCGCTATCGTAAATTCATGGCGATTAGTTCACCCAGATTACTCATCAGAACTAACGCCTAAAGTTACAGTAACAGAACTTTTGGATTATTTAAGAAGTTCAGATGCATCAACTGACGATGAATTAGCTGATGGCAGGCTATGGCAACTTGCTGCAGAACAAGGAATGTTTGATTTTGAATTATCTAATGATGGAGTAAACCTTGAGCGTCATTAG
- the fitB_1 gene encoding toxin FitB: MSYLVDTNVLSELRRKSPDAGVLEWFAKRPPVTLYLSVLTLGEIRKGVEGVADTLRRQALTDWLETDLPLFFTGRVLPVDVAVTDRWGRMVAAAGRPLPAIDSLLAATALTHSLTLVTRNTKDFAGLPVQIFNPWSAS, encoded by the coding sequence GTGAGTTATCTGGTCGATACCAACGTGCTCTCAGAACTGCGCCGCAAGTCCCCAGACGCGGGCGTGCTGGAATGGTTCGCCAAGCGGCCCCCGGTCACGCTGTACCTAAGCGTGCTGACGCTGGGCGAGATCCGCAAAGGCGTGGAAGGTGTCGCCGATACGCTGCGCCGCCAGGCACTCACCGACTGGCTGGAAACCGATCTGCCCTTGTTTTTTACCGGTCGCGTCCTGCCCGTGGACGTGGCCGTGACCGACCGCTGGGGCCGCATGGTGGCAGCAGCCGGGCGGCCACTCCCGGCCATCGACAGCCTGCTGGCCGCCACCGCGCTCACGCATAGCCTGACGCTGGTCACGCGCAATACCAAGGACTTTGCGGGCCTGCCGGTGCAGATATTCAACCCGTGGTCTGCTAGCTGA